A region from the Fundulus heteroclitus isolate FHET01 chromosome 22, MU-UCD_Fhet_4.1, whole genome shotgun sequence genome encodes:
- the cxcl12a gene encoding chemokine (C-X-C motif) ligand 12a (stromal cell-derived factor 1): MDVKLLAVVAALTVVTYSPLSEAKPISLVERCYCRATINSIPKGLIRELRFLHTPNCPFQVIAKLKSNKEVCLNPEMRWLQNYLKNAISKMKKSKKAN, encoded by the exons ATGGATGTAAAGCTGCTGGCCGTCGTGGCTGCACTGACCGTGGTGACATACTCACCTCTCTCTGAAG CAAAGCCCATCAGCCTGGTGGAGCGATGCTACTGCCGTGCAACCATTAACAGTATCCCGAAAGGTTTGATCAGAGAGCTCAGATTCCTCCACACACCCAACTGCCCCTTCCAAGTGAT TGCCAAGCTGAAGTCAAACAAGGAGGTGTGTTTGAATCCAGAGATGCGGTGGCTGCAGAATTACCTGAAGAATGCCATCAGCAA GATGAAGAAGTCCAAGAAGGCCAACTAA